The Silene latifolia isolate original U9 population chromosome 4, ASM4854445v1, whole genome shotgun sequence region CTCCATATGGACCAAGGGTAGGATATTTTCACAGCTAGAGGTGCAGATAAAATGGTTCGAGGCTTTGATAGTTCTGTTACTTTGTCTAGACTATTGTTATCTTTAAACTCTGTGTTTTTTCCTCTGCAGATGACAAACAACCTCTTTCATGGGAAATGCGCGTGAGAGTAGCCTACTATATTGCACAAGCACTTGACCATTGCAATGTGGAGAACTGGAAAATTTATCATGATTTGAATGCGTATAGAGTTCTTTTTGACGAGGCATGTACTTTTCATCTGAAAGTATTCTTTGTTCTTCTGTAGTATAACCTTTAAAAGTCACAAGCTCTGAGATAATTGAAACATCCAATCTTCTGCCTGTTTTCTGTTCCTAGTCAGGAGACCATGTTTTCTGATGGGAAATCTTGTGAAGTCAACCTTTTTCTGTTTAAAATGTCTACCATCATGTTATGATTTCAGAGGATACTATATGATTGAATGTGTGCCAACTGCCAAGTGTACATCATCTCAAATtatgtactccctctgtcccggtcatttgttgtccttttccatattggggtgtctcagtcatttgttgtcctttctattttaagaatgaacttgatgagcaatttgatcattcccactcaatttgttccacttgtcatttagtaattggttcattcttctttccttggtctttgtgccaaaaccaaaggacaacaattgaccgggacggagggagtagttaaCAACTGAGAAAGGCACCTTACTCTTATCTAACAGGAAAGGTCTAGGTTTAGTCAAAAGACATAAGTTGCATGATACGATATTAGTGACAACATCCTGCCTCTCATCCAACCAAACTGCGGGGGAGTAATTTCAAGGGCCAAGGTGTACCAGTTGGTGTGTGGTGAGCGGGTAATTACTGAGACGAAAATTGCTCTTTATTGCTTATGTTATATCCTTTATCTAATCCCCTGATTGATGTGTGGTGTGTGGTGAGCGGGTAAACATCTTCTTCAGTTTAGAAAGGCAATGTCCACTAATCTTCAATGTATTTATTCTAATCCCCTGGTGAGCGGCCTAATTACTGAGAGGAACCATACTCTTCAAGATTTTTTGTACGGAGTAGTATGTTGTTGAATGAAAGTGTTGTCTTCTTTTAGTGTGTGGCCTGTGTGCAAATATACTTATTGATGCAAATTGGCTCCTGTTTAGGATGGTGATCCTCGTTTATCCACTTTTGGCCTGATGAAGAATAGCAGAGATGGCAAGAGCTACAGTACAAACCTGGCCTATACTCCTCCTGAGTTCATGCGCACAGGTACATTCTTACAGCTGAATTATGTAAATTCTTTTAACCTTAATGAATTGGTAACGTTGTGTAATCAAGTGGCTACTCTAAGTTCGAAATGGAGCAAATCTATATAGAAACAATGAAGTATGGCGTGCAGATTATTAACCGTGTACTCTTGTCTAATAGCACCCCTCAACAATCTTGCAATCTACAAGCTAGCTAATGAGAGAACTTTAACTTACAGAAACAGTTCTTCAAATAAATCTTTTTGTGGTATTGGATCTTTCATGAAAAATAGTTTCAGGGATAATTTACCTCTTATGTGTAATCTAGTTTATGCAGTTTCACGCATAATTTCAAAATAGTACACCCGGTGAAATAACTAGACCTATTAAAGCTAGGATGAGATCTCCCATGAATAAAGAAGCAAAATCTGAGTTTTTTCATAGAGACTGATAATGTTGGCTGAGGCCTGTGGTGTATGATGGCATAATATATTTGGTGTGCTTAAGAATTTCTCCATTACTTCGGTTGTCAGTCAACTTTTGTGTATTTCACATGGCTCTTATTGAAACTTCACATATTGAGTGAGAAAATCCTTGATGTAATGATGTAAGAAAGTAAGAAAGAACATGATGTGATAATATTTGGTAAAACGCTCAAAGTGAAACTGTAGGTGACAAAACGCGTAAAGGTGAACTAGCGATTCTTGAGCTCTATACTTCTATTGTCATCCATGTGCCTTAGTTTTTCCTTACTGTGTTTCTTCTATTTTCAGTATGAGTCAATGAGTGTTTCTGACTTCTGAAAATCACCGCTGAAATTCTGTTAGCTACCAAAACTTTGCAGGCAGGATTATTCCGGAGAGTGTGGTCTACAGCTATGGTACCATTCTACTTGACCTTTTAAGTGGGAAGCATATACCTCCTAGTCATGTATGTAATCTGGTTTTTGTTATCTAATCATTTTTTTCCTTGGTTAAAAAGTTGTCATATAGTTTTTGGTCTATTAGCGCTTACTCTTTTCACATTTTGAATTTGAAACAAGTGAGAGTAGGCTAAGCACCGTACTTGTGTGGCAGTTCAAGTAACCAAATGTGTATGCCTGTGTTTTTGCAAACAAAGGTCATAAGAGAAAATATCGAATACCAACAAAGCCTAATGTCAATGTGACTTGGGGTCAACTAACACAAATCATCATTTAACAGTTTGAAATCATCAGTGaacaagaaaaaaagaaaaacagagAAAGAACACAAGGATtggaaaacattaaaataaaagaCAGTGGATGTACAagtaaagataagaaaggtgATAAATAGACGGTAGAGAACATGAAATGGAATTGAAAAAAGCGTCTAGTTATGTTGCATCCTCGAAATTTGGATACTGAAGTTTCACTATTGTCACCACATCCTTAACCGATATTGCTTTTCAATTCCACGTGCTTTAGACTTATGGTGGCTTAATGTTGTCTTACGTTTTGACTGGACATACACGGAGTACTAACTACAAAAAAACATTTTAGGCACTGGACATAATAAGGGGAAAGAATGCTCTGGTGTTAATGGACTCCTCACTAGAAGGACAGTACGTAAGTGATGATGCTACTAAAATGATTGAACTTGCATCAAAGTGTCTTCAGTATGAAGCTCGAGATCGACCCGATATTAAGTTTCTTCTTTCAGAAGTTGATCCCTTGCAAAAACAGAAAGAGGTATTTTTGAGCATTTATTAGTTGATTTATGTACAAAGATTTAGACTACGGACCTTTAAAAGAGATTATTGCTTTCAGGTTGCGTCCCATGTTCTAATGGGACTGCAAAAGAATGTGGCAGTAGTCCCAAAACTGCTCTCTCCCCTGGGAAAGGCTTGTGCCAGAATGGACCTCACAGCCGTGCATGACATATTGCTTAAAACTGGTTACAGAGATGAAGAGGGCGCTGAAAATGAGGTGGGTCGTCAACTTTGTCTGTATGTCTGAATGCTGCTTTTGACGTGCTGTTAATTTTGGAACTCTTGATCTACTGGAAAATTATTTCACCAAAGAAACTCATGCACGCCAATTTTGCCTTTGCGACAAATCCAGTAATTTTCTAATGAACGGAGGAATATATGATTTGGCTGTTCTTAAATGTGGGAGCCTTTCATATGAGACTTTCGATGATTTCATATCCCTTGCAAGAAAGAGTTATGAGATTTGGATCAAAGGATAAATTGTATGATCATTCTAAattttgttttgttatattgttactccctctgtcccggtcatttgttgtccttttccatattggggtgtctcagtgagttgttgtcctttctattttaagaatgaatttgataaacaatttgatcattcagactcaatttgttccacttgtcatttagtaattgaccccttcctctttccttggtctttgtgccaaaaccaaagaacaacaattgaccgggacagagggagtatataattATAATCTTGTAGTCAAGTATCATAAGTTCATAACAGCCACTAAATGGGGCGTCTAGTTTACAAGTCAAATTGCTAATCTACTCATGCGCTTTTTCCTGGAGCTCTTGCCAATGGGATGTAGAGTTTTAGTTGGTGCTACTCAAGAATGTATCCAATCTGTCACAAAGCGTCACCTTGGTCGCTAGAATAACTATTTGGTACAACAGATTTTCCTGTCGTTTTAGGCATGTGTTAGTATTTTCTAGTTAAGCCAAATTATGGCCTGGTATTAGGTAATTGTAGTAACTCTGTTCCAATCTTTTTGCGCCATAGCTTAGTGCTTATGCTAAAATAGAAGGAGACGGGGTTATTGTCACAAGTCCTCGATATATACCTTGATTGCCTAAACTAGTTGTTGGCCAAATATCCAGACCTTGGTGCTGGCCATTGTAGTTTGCCTATGCCATTCATATTTAGTTGCAAATATTAGACGCGAATGCATGTTGGAGTGTTGGTCATGACTCTTTtgtgagtgtgtgtgtgtgtgtgtcttaCGTTAGGCCTAAAATGAAGTGTTTGAGAATGCAACCAATGTGGTATATGACGCTCATTTCCATCTCCCATATTTGCAATCTTGGTAGCTTTCTTTTCAAGAATGGACACAACAAGTTCAGGACATGCTAAACACCAAGAAATCTGGAGATATCTCATTCAGAGATAAGGATTTCAAGAATGCCGTAGAATATTACTCAAAGGTACGTATTTACGCTCTTCTCCTTTTGTCTAGATAGATCAGACTAACCTGACCGGTATTTGACTTTGTCTGGGCGGAATTTTGATATCCCTAACCTGACCCTTAAGGCCTTACTCCTAATTTACCCGATTAATTGATAGTAACACAACTGGTAACCAAATGACCCAACCTGACTCGAACGACTTATTTGCTAGGTCTACTTTCACCATCTGAAAAAATGGTTGTCCATTAGCCCATTAACTCATGCTTGTGTGTGGACCTTGACAGCTGGTGGGTATGATGCCAGTTGCGTCAGCAACAGTGTTTGCTAGAAGAGCCCTTTGTTACTTGATGATCGGGCAGCCGGAACTGGCACTGAGAGATGCAATGCAGGCTCAGGTGTGCATACCAGAGTGGCCGACGGCCTTTTATTTACAGGCCTTGGCCCTGTCGAAGCTGGGCATGGAAGCTGATGCTCAGGACATGCTCATCGACGGGTCTTCTTTCGAGGTCAAGCGACAACCGCATGGCTGGCGTAACTGAGAAATGCTACATTCTTTTCTTGACGGACGAAAATTGCTACATTCTTTTCTTTCTTATGTCCAAATCTTGGTAGACAAGTCAGTGATCATCTTTACTGAGCTTTTCTAGATTCTCTACTTTCGGGTTCTCTACCAAATACACGATGTAATTTGATTTAATTTATGATTTCGGAAAGCCCTTCATTAATTAATAATCACTACGGTTTATTTAGGAATATTGAAGTGGCTCTAAATCTATAATTTCTCCAATTCCTGATTTTCTTCAATAGTCGTACAATGTCAATAAATTTAGTCGGTAAAATTATGAGAAGTGGTATTCATAACCTTATCGTATATTTAAAAGTTGTCGTAGTTAAGTGGATGGTGTCCCGTACGTCATTATTTTAGGTGGTGACATAAATTAGACAAAGTCTAGAGAATTCTTGTGTAAGGGATGAAATCATCTAAAGTCGTTTAGAAAAAGTAATTACaaaagagaaagggaaattagGAAGGACGTCCTTATAAATGAAAGGCTATTTTGTGGACGGTTTAGTGTACGATTGATTAAACCAAAGATACAAGCAATAAGGTGCGTCtaccttttctttttctcttgttcTTCTAATTTTATTCATGCATTCATGCTGCAATCATATTATTAATGAATCCATCCTTGGGAATTTTCTGGGTTCGAATTATATTTCGTGATTTAATGTTTTTTTGAATGAAGACTTGTTATTTTGAGTTAAGACGGTgccatatgtttttttttttttttttttttttttttttttttttttgaaaaattctgTAAGTTCTGCAACGTGCCTATCCCAAATGCTTTGGCGTGTTCTTCTATCTATGAGGTGTTGAAGAGTTGTGCGTTGTTTAATTTTCTGACGGTTTTTGCTAATAGGAAGATAAATTCAGAAGTGCATGGATATAAACCCGGGTGTAGGCAAAGAGGTGTCTTTGGAACAAACAAGAGAATTGCTTATTCAAATTTCCGAGTGTCTTCCTCACAATTTTCTCGAGTCCAAGTCCGGTAGAGCGGTGCCAAACGGTCACGTGACTGGCGCTACTGTGAAAAGCAGGGACAAAGCGGAGGAGCTTAGGTCGGACTTGATCTCTATCTCATACACCCAACCATCTGAGCTCTGACCACTCACAAGTTTGCACTTCCGGCATACAAGGGGTAGCTAAGATGGTCTATTTCAGATTTTGTGCAAAGATGGTTTGGTTGTTGTGTACTATGCTAGCTCTCTTTTGGCCAACTAATTGATAGGCCTCGACGAATTTTATTTGTTTTCCTGTAAAATCGTTGTATGTTATGATTATAATTTAGTTATAATTGTCCCAATGAAATGGCTATCATGGTATGAAGATGTTCGTACaactttttttaatttttttgatgACGAAGAGGAATTTATGACAATGATATGTAAGGTTGCTTATTTTTTTGGCCATCATAAAGAGACTACATGAGAGTAATGTTTCATCTCTTCAAACGAAAAGGACCAAtcataattttattttgttttaaagcAAGAAGACTATTGAAGATTTCCGTTTGAGTATTTGAGGTCGAAGTTTTAATGTTAAAAAAGTATaaatactaaaaataataatttaaaaaGTATAGTTTATTGGATGAGACACAATAATTACTATTGACTAGTATAGACCTCGTGCTACAGCACGGTAACTTTTAGATATAATTGCTAGATATGTTTGCATTTAGAGTATTAGTTTCAATTCATTTTCAGTTTCTTAGGGATCATATTGATAAAATTTTactattaaaataaataaaataggaaagTCGACACTTTTAATCCGAATAAATTAATGAATTTTACTTGAATTATTTtgtcaactttattcaaaaaataaatattatattattatgttcACTAAAGGCATAAATCTCGTGAAATTTATATCCTCGGATCAAATATGTATTAACTGATGAAGGATGATAATTATGGAGATGATTGCATAATAATTTtaagggttatttaatgaaaatactctgaactatgagtgtgcttctcaaaatactccaaactctattttaactaccaataaaaTCAACAATTACACATCTTCTCTTATATTAGAATTGATGTTTTTATAACCTATTGTAGCAGGTAAGTATGAGTATGGGCccactcttttttctttttatgAATCTTCATCTTCCTCCTTTACCCCATCATctgtattttttttcttttgtaaattttcatgtttaatctTTCCTTCCATTGCAATAGGTGGATCGCTCATGTTCATCTTGGGGTTGGCCAACAACAAATGAGTTGAAATTTAGTGCTTAGTTTTGAAAGTAAAGCATAGATTCAACAACAAACAGCTACTATCAAATCCAAAGCTCCTAAATATAAAACTAAGAATCAATTACCCATTTACCCAGGATACAGTAATACTCCTACAAACAAATTAAAACTATCAAACAGTTGGAAAAAAAACAACCTATAAATTCAACATAATCTGAGCTTTACATTTACATCCTATAGATGAAATAACAGTACATAAATGAATCAAAAAGTTTAATTCTTAAATACATAAATCAATAAAACCGAAGCCCCAAAAAAATGGAATTGAAGGATAGGAAAAAAAGAAGAATAGGGAATATGACATACGGGGTATTAATTACTAAAGATATAGAGGAAAATACCCTAAAAAGGCGTTTAAGAGCTTGAAGAAGAGTTAGAGCAGCTTTAATGGGGATTAGTTTAAGTGGTAAGGGAAAATAAAAAGGGGGTTAAAAGAGGGACATAGAAAAAATAAGTGTAAAAATATGCGTAAAACAAATTGTTCACCGTTTTAGCAGGTAGTCGGTTACCCAGTTCTAATATAAGAGAAATGGTGTAATTGTTTgttttattggtagttaaaataaagtttggagtattttgagaagcacccccatagtttagagtattcttattaaataaccctaatttTAATGCGTAATTATGGAGATTGTATAATTATATCCTAGATTATCATAATATAGTGGGATGTACGTTTAACTACAATTTAGTGGGTTGTTATCCATTCTCATTCCAATTCCTAATGATTTAATATCCAAATAAATAGGCCCCATATGAGGATTATGCAATTTAGGCGAGAAAACTACTAAGGATTTTATTATCTTAGTAGTAAAAGGGAGAAGGGAGATTGATATGTTGTAAAGATTGCATAATATATTAGGGGTGAGATATGATGTTATTTTTTCGGATTTTATCTCTGATAAATTGATATGAGATATTGTATATTGggggtaatttattgtgattcgAGATATTGTGATTTGAGATTTTCGAAATAATATTGTCAGCATTGCATAATTTGTGGGGCATATTATAGTTTGTTTCCATATAGGATTATATAATTAGAAAAGTCAAAGCATAATTTATTTTCATGTATAAGATTCCAAGAATTATCACGTTAGAATTTTAGTAATGATGCCAAATCAATGCAAAATCAATTAGTTTAAGTCGAGACCCAACTTAGAACGTGCTTTGTGCTGTTTATAATCCATAAGGAAGGCCCATCAAAGTGGGAAAATACTTGGGCGGGAAAATactaagagaattttattctcttagtagtaggggggattttGATATATTAAGTCGGAAATGTAGTGCTAATTTATCTAAAGTATATAAATCCTAAGTACTATTTGTTATGTACGAAGTATTAACTTTACGCCTCCTCTCACAAGAAAAACCATTCGGGAACAATTGAGAAACAGAGTTTATAAGACTGGTAAGTGGTACCTACTAACTTGTTTGAGACAATTAGTTCAATCATTCCTATAAATCTAGGAAAAAAAACATACTTCAATGATTTATAGTTGagtttatgtgtatttttttttggttatttaatgaCAATAATCCAAACTAAACCTCTATTTTTCCATTTAATCCAATCTATTGATTATCCCATATTAATCTGATCTTTACTATCATTTAACTTATTATACACCTACCCTTATGTTAACTTGTAACAGCTGGTAAAGATTTCTAATTAGCAGGTTTCCTCATTTTTTTACCCTTCCTTCTTAATTTAAGACTTCTTCTTTCATCTTCTTGGTTCTTTCTTCTTCTCTCTTCTttttattttccatttttttccCCTCAATTACCTTCTCCATTATTTTTACGAGATTTCCCCTGATAATATTGACGGAGCCTGGATTTGAGTTGGGGAGGGGGAGGGGGGGAGGGAGATTTTAAGGGGGGCGGATGAGTAATAATATAAGACACGGTcgaagaaaattcgaaaaatttaactaaaaacttcgaaaatCTCAACTGCCAGGAGAGTGAGGGTCCCTGCTAGCCCCCCTAGCTCCACCATTGCCTGATAATGAAAAAAAGGGCGTTGTCTTCACTTTAATCACTAACAACAACATCAATGGCATTATCTCATACTTAAAAACCCATTTTCTTTCTTCAAAACTAGAAAAAGTTCTTTATTTATACTATTGTTCTAATTTTTGCCTTTTTACAGTCTTCCTTGCTTTTTCTCCTTCTCCATCACCGTCTTCTACTTAGTTTATCGTGGCTATGATTTTTAATGTTTACATGTTTGGTGAGGAGAAGATGAGGGATGAAGATTGAAGATTGAAGGGGATGAAGACTGAAGACTGAAGAGGATGTAGCCGGTGTTATTgctttaatgattttatttttatttcttttatttttttatttctaaGGATGACCTGTTTAGATTGCCTTATCAAGGTATCAAAATAAGTTAAATGACAcaccctccattcaactccacactaccactATTCCATTTTGTTTCATTCAACTTCACACTACCAACTTTCTTTAATTTATTTGGCAAAATAATACTCCATTTTGTCCTAATTGAAACTCAATTTACACAAAATGACTTTGAAACACCCTCTTCTTACTCAACCAaagtaattgggagatgttaccatctcggttttccgaggcagtgAATCAGAACTACAATTAAAAAACACTTTATATTTGTAACATGTTTAGTGAATAACATAATGAATAACATGGGATAATTAATAGGTTGGATTAAATGGGGGAAGGGGAACTTAGTTTGGATTATTGTCATTAAATAATCCTATTTTTTCGAgtttttttaaagtttataagttacatttttattttttttgacgTCGAAACGCAAATTTAACTAAACTACAATTGTAAATTACattttgtttataagttacattcGGAACATATGTAATGTTTTTAAGTTGTATTGTAATTTTTGgagcttaatgtttaagtgagGAAACTCATAAACTTTATAGTAAAGGTCATAATCTTTAAAATAGAATATgaaaactttattataaagcTCAAAAATTACACCATCAGTTATAGTACATCAGAATATCAGATGTATAGTCTAGTTACAGATAAATCTATTATCCTTTGAGCAATTATGCTTTCATCGCTATAGTCCTTAACTTGGCTAGTTTATGCTCATGAGAAACTGCATGAAGATTTTTCTTTCGGTGAAAAGGTAAGTTATATTAACATCAAACCAAGGACTAATTTTCTTTTCATCTCATTGTATTTGCTTAGCTGTAATATTGATTGTCCAATAGGTTTGACGTGTAAGATGGGTTATATAACACAATAAATGTTGAATATATGGTAAAAATAACAATTAGTTAAAAGTATGTGATCATAACAGTATAGATGTGAGATTAATCACGAATACCTTGATTGTTTTCAGTCATGGGAgcttttcctttgtctttacgCTTACTCTTATTATTGCGCTTCGAATCGTTGTTGGTTAAAATTTGTTGAGTCGGAAATGTTAGTGACTTATCTGCTTATTTGTTACTCAAATAACACCATATGAATATTGTTAGTCATTTAAATAATATCATATGCACCTAGCATAATAAACTTTTACGTAAAATGATAGGATATCCTGGCTAAAGTATTTGTGAATATATTTAAAGACAAACACAATATGGGAAGGGTAAATTAAAACAGACATAATAGAGATTTAGGACATAATTCTATAGGACGTAAATGAGAACTTTATATTCTCTCACCTCTTGTGTTAACATAATTAGAGAATCGATTACTTCTTCTGAGATTGAAATTGCTTAAATTTGTCAGAGGTGTGGCAATGTGACACCTGTTTCCAAAACCTGTGTATGTCGTCATAAGCACATGATAGAATATGAAAAgagaaaaatatatgaaaatCAATAGAGATTTAGGTTAAAGGTCTTTGTTCCCAATAATATATAAGTTGGCAATTTGTTAAATACCTTGAGGGTTTTCAGAAATAATAGCTTTTCCTGTACTTCTACTTTTAGAACTACTATTGAGGTGTGTGTCCAAGTTGCAAGCGACTTGTTGAGTTGGATATGTTGATGAAATATCTGCTCAGTAGTTAATATTATTACACACGAACATGGTTAGTCAATAGGCAAATGTCATATATATGCAACTATCTTTCGTAAATTATCTTTATTTAGATGGCTTATGATGATGCTACATTTTTAAGATTCATATATACAATAATTCTCATgcaaattaaatagaaaatatagTCTTTCACCTTTCGAGTTCACTAAGTTTTGAATATGATTATGGCTACTCTGTCTCGGGTTACCTATGTCTGCCATAGGTGTGGCAGAACGGCGTATGTGTTATGCACCCGCGTAATCAATAATAGACAAATATAGTAATATGAGAGAACTCATAGATAACCAAACTACATGGATATAATATCGCATTTGATCTGAATTTTAAAAGCAGGATTACCTTGATTCGTTTCTCCTTGAatgtcttttcttttcttttgaccATGATCAGATGAAGGTGGATCCATAATGATAATTTGTGTATAATTTTGTGCACTCTAATGGAGTGACATAACGATTATATATGAGTGGCTGTTAGTTTTCAAATGTTCgtaggagtttttttttttttttttttttttttttttttttttttgcgcaaagaaattttaaaattaaattttggATGCAAAAGATAGGGCACATACATGTTTAAGTACCTTTTGGCGCAAAACGATTAAAGTTTCAAATTATAAAATGAACAAATTTTTCTGTATATGAGGATAGTACTTTCAAATTTAATTTCGGTTTTGGAGGGTAAATTAATGTTTTGAATTTCTCTATAAGTGTCTTTTGGCGCCAAACGATTAGCGTTTCAGATTAGGAAAAATATTAAGCTTTTATGGAAATGAGCAGATTATTTCCAAATTTAAATTCTGTTTTTGGAGGGGAAAATATAATCCATTGTTTTGAACTAGTACAGTTCCCGTGCTACA contains the following coding sequences:
- the LOC141653835 gene encoding serine/threonine-protein kinase BSK2, coding for MGCIQSKTTHLPSPNDAPTIPDTDKHISENGGGEGDAQQQEQKTAAFREYSLSELRKATNGFNPECIVSESGEKAPNVVYRGRLDANHLIAVKRFSKQSWPDAQQFVAEAAGVGKVRHKRLANLIGCCAEGDERLLVAEFMHHDTLSKHLFHYDKQPLSWEMRVRVAYYIAQALDHCNVENWKIYHDLNAYRVLFDEDGDPRLSTFGLMKNSRDGKSYSTNLAYTPPEFMRTGRIIPESVVYSYGTILLDLLSGKHIPPSHALDIIRGKNALVLMDSSLEGQYVSDDATKMIELASKCLQYEARDRPDIKFLLSEVDPLQKQKEVASHVLMGLQKNVAVVPKLLSPLGKACARMDLTAVHDILLKTGYRDEEGAENELSFQEWTQQVQDMLNTKKSGDISFRDKDFKNAVEYYSKLVGMMPVASATVFARRALCYLMIGQPELALRDAMQAQVCIPEWPTAFYLQALALSKLGMEADAQDMLIDGSSFEVKRQPHGWRN